The following coding sequences lie in one Candidatus Phytoplasma solani genomic window:
- the frr gene encoding ribosome recycling factor encodes MDQLAKEIILLTEKKMSQAREIMLKNFSDIRTGCANPNILNKINISYYGTITPLNTLSSISVSGGNQLNISPYEKTLIPAIKKAILASDLGITPETDGVVLRLNFPKPTEERRKALTKEVNIIAEQTKVIMRNIRRESNDKIKKIALTKDLETLHLSKIQTLTDKNIKMVENETTNKNKELLKA; translated from the coding sequence ATGGATCAACTTGCCAAAGAAATAATTTTATTAACCGAAAAAAAAATGTCTCAAGCGCGAGAGATAATGTTAAAAAATTTTAGTGATATCAGAACTGGTTGTGCTAATCCTAATATTTTAAATAAAATAAATATTAGTTATTATGGTACTATAACTCCTTTAAATACATTATCTTCTATTAGTGTTTCTGGAGGCAACCAATTAAACATTAGTCCTTATGAAAAAACTTTAATCCCTGCCATCAAAAAAGCCATTTTAGCCTCTGATTTAGGGATTACTCCTGAAACTGATGGAGTTGTTTTAAGGCTTAATTTTCCTAAACCGACAGAAGAAAGAAGAAAAGCCTTAACCAAAGAAGTAAACATCATAGCTGAACAAACCAAAGTAATAATGAGAAATATTCGTCGAGAAAGTAATGATAAAATTAAAAAAATTGCCCTTACTAAAGATTTAGAAACTCTACATTTAAGTAAAATCCAAACTTTAACCGATAAAAATATTAAAATGGTTGAAAACGAAACCACTAACAAAAACAAAGAACTATTGAAAGCTTAA
- a CDS encoding phosphoglycerate kinase, translating into MKTQLNTLQIKNKKVLLRADLNVPLENNVITDDNRIKAILPTLKYLIQQKGKIIIFSHLGRIKDETQKVNFSLKPVAQNLSLQLQQKVTFVPLTKGKLLEQAINDLSPGDVLMVENTRFEDLNNKAESNNSPALGKYWASLGDIFVNDAFGTCHRTHASNVGIATHIKEKCFGFLIEKEINFIQKIINSPQRPLIGILGGSKVSDKIELIKNMLQKVDFLLIGGGMSYTFLKTQGFNIGTSLLETDKIPLVKQLLASPEAKKIILPKDFVCGKEFSPDTEAIIYPYSHIPNDVMGLDIGPKTIELFKSYLQKAKTVVWNGPVGVFEFEKFSQGTRVLAQIISSLPKTTTTIIGGGDSAAAVFKFGLEHHFSHISTGGGAFLEFLEGKPMPGLACINKI; encoded by the coding sequence ATGAAGACTCAATTAAATACTTTACAGATCAAAAATAAAAAAGTTTTATTGAGGGCTGATTTAAATGTCCCTCTAGAAAATAACGTTATTACAGATGACAATAGAATTAAAGCTATTTTGCCAACCTTAAAATATTTAATCCAACAAAAAGGTAAAATCATTATTTTTTCTCACTTGGGCAGAATCAAAGACGAAACACAAAAAGTTAATTTTAGTTTAAAACCGGTGGCACAAAATTTATCTTTGCAATTACAACAAAAAGTTACATTCGTGCCATTAACCAAAGGCAAATTACTAGAACAAGCAATTAATGATTTATCTCCAGGTGATGTGTTGATGGTCGAAAATACTCGATTTGAAGATTTAAATAACAAAGCTGAAAGTAACAACAGTCCTGCATTAGGTAAATATTGGGCATCTTTGGGAGATATTTTTGTCAATGATGCTTTTGGCACCTGCCATCGCACTCACGCAAGCAATGTCGGAATTGCAACCCACATCAAAGAAAAATGTTTTGGTTTTTTGATAGAAAAAGAAATCAATTTTATTCAAAAAATCATTAATTCTCCCCAGAGACCATTAATTGGTATTTTGGGTGGTTCAAAGGTATCTGATAAAATAGAATTAATTAAAAATATGTTGCAAAAAGTAGATTTTCTTTTAATCGGAGGTGGAATGAGTTATACTTTTTTAAAAACTCAAGGCTTTAATATCGGCACCAGCTTATTAGAAACAGATAAAATCCCTTTAGTTAAACAACTATTAGCCTCTCCAGAAGCTAAAAAAATAATTTTACCAAAAGATTTTGTTTGCGGAAAAGAATTTTCACCTGATACTGAGGCTATAATTTATCCTTACTCTCATATCCCTAATGATGTAATGGGACTTGATATTGGCCCCAAAACAATTGAACTTTTTAAAAGTTATTTACAAAAAGCTAAAACGGTTGTTTGGAATGGCCCTGTAGGTGTTTTTGAATTTGAAAAATTCAGCCAAGGCACTCGCGTATTAGCTCAAATCATCAGCTCATTACCCAAAACAACAACTACGATTATTGGAGGAGGCGATAGTGCAGCAGCTGTTTTTAAATTTGGTTTAGAACACCATTTTAGCCATATTTCAACTGGTGGAGGTGCTTTTTTAGAGTTTTTAGAAGGCAAACCAATGCCAGGGCTTGCATGCATTAATAAAATATAA
- the tpiA gene encoding triose-phosphate isomerase has translation MKHQQRIKVIACNWKMYKNKPEALNFIKKVNFFVPNPKEVETIIFAQSTLLDLLVQNQGNNLKIGAQNMFYEDEGAFTGEISPLNLRSFGINYVLLGHSERRSLFGETDQLVNLKLLKALQHNLTPILCLGETLETKENNKTQIFLEQQLTNTLKEVCSQALEKTIIAYEPVWAIGTGKTATPQDANFTIKQIRNKIATLYSPQTAEKVRILYGGSVSCDNVKSILEQSAIDGVLVGKAALQIENFLFFTQTATDLIPADAKKTYEKDDCLFCR, from the coding sequence ATGAAACATCAACAAAGAATTAAAGTTATCGCCTGTAATTGGAAAATGTATAAAAATAAACCTGAAGCTCTAAATTTTATTAAAAAAGTTAATTTTTTCGTTCCCAACCCGAAAGAAGTAGAAACTATTATTTTTGCTCAAAGTACTTTATTAGATCTTTTAGTCCAAAACCAAGGTAATAACCTTAAAATTGGGGCTCAAAATATGTTTTATGAAGACGAAGGAGCTTTTACAGGTGAAATTTCACCTCTTAATTTGAGGTCTTTCGGAATCAATTATGTTTTGTTAGGACACAGCGAAAGAAGAAGTCTTTTTGGCGAAACAGATCAATTAGTTAATTTGAAACTATTAAAAGCTCTTCAACACAATTTAACTCCTATTTTGTGTTTAGGTGAAACTTTAGAAACTAAAGAAAACAACAAAACCCAAATCTTCTTAGAACAACAACTAACCAACACCTTAAAAGAGGTTTGTAGTCAAGCTTTAGAAAAAACCATTATTGCCTACGAACCTGTTTGGGCAATCGGCACCGGTAAAACCGCAACCCCACAAGATGCCAATTTCACCATTAAACAAATCAGAAATAAAATTGCTACCCTATATTCTCCTCAAACAGCAGAAAAAGTAAGAATTCTTTATGGTGGTTCTGTTTCTTGCGATAACGTGAAATCTATTTTAGAACAAAGTGCTATTGATGGTGTTTTAGTAGGAAAAGCCGCTTTACAAATTGAAAATTTTTTATTTTTCACCCAAACTGCTACTGACCTCATTCCAGCTGATGCCAAAAAGACTTACGAAAAAGATGATTGTTTATTTTGTCGTTAA
- the gap gene encoding type I glyceraldehyde-3-phosphate dehydrogenase, with protein sequence MKVRVAINGLGRIGKLAFRHIFGNPKFKIVAINDLSTPETLAYLLKYDSMQKPYKVKSISFNDKHLIIEEQQIPIFQERNPQNLPWDKLKVDIVLECTGFFTDKEKASLHLKAGARKVLISAPATGDVKTVVYNVNDNILTKDDIIVSGASCTTNCLAPIVKVLNDHFGIKQAFMTTVHSYTSDQSLIDQTHPKGIWTRRGRAAAFNMVPSSTGAAKAIGLVIPELKGKLDGTAIRVPTITGSLVDLTAELNQEVSAQTINETFKKSANETLAYITDPIVSSDIVGTSYGSLYDSNTLQILKESPRFIKLMSWYDNEMSYVSQLVRLLHKISSLS encoded by the coding sequence ATGAAAGTTAGAGTAGCAATTAATGGTTTAGGTCGTATCGGCAAATTAGCCTTTCGTCATATTTTTGGAAACCCTAAATTTAAAATAGTAGCAATTAACGATTTATCAACTCCAGAAACACTGGCTTATTTGTTGAAATATGATAGTATGCAAAAACCTTATAAAGTTAAAAGCATTAGTTTTAATGACAAACATTTAATCATCGAGGAACAACAAATTCCTATTTTTCAAGAAAGAAATCCACAAAATCTACCTTGGGATAAATTAAAAGTAGATATTGTATTAGAGTGTACCGGTTTTTTTACCGACAAAGAAAAAGCATCCTTGCATTTAAAAGCTGGCGCTAGAAAAGTCTTAATTAGTGCTCCTGCCACAGGTGATGTTAAAACGGTTGTTTACAACGTCAATGATAATATTTTGACCAAAGACGATATTATTGTCAGCGGAGCTTCATGCACTACTAACTGTTTAGCGCCAATTGTCAAAGTATTAAATGATCATTTTGGCATTAAACAAGCTTTTATGACAACAGTTCACAGTTACACTAGTGATCAAAGTTTAATCGATCAAACCCATCCTAAAGGTATTTGGACACGTCGTGGTAGAGCAGCAGCTTTTAACATGGTACCAAGTTCTACTGGTGCAGCAAAAGCAATTGGTTTAGTTATTCCTGAATTAAAAGGGAAATTAGATGGAACAGCCATTAGAGTTCCAACCATTACCGGCTCTTTAGTTGATTTAACAGCGGAATTAAACCAAGAAGTGTCAGCTCAAACTATTAACGAAACATTTAAAAAAAGCGCCAATGAAACATTAGCTTATATCACAGATCCGATTGTATCATCAGATATTGTAGGCACTAGTTATGGTTCTTTATATGATTCTAATACTTTGCAAATCTTAAAAGAAAGCCCAAGATTTATTAAATTAATGTCTTGGTATGATAATGAAATGAGCTATGTCAGCCAATTAGTTAGATTACTACACAAAATATCAAGTTTAAGTTAA
- a CDS encoding HAD-IIB family hydrolase translates to MDGTLLSSKYKKIFSQTTKAIKELAQNPNVILGIATGRNIKRIDVLGELLPYFKHLILFNGGMTRISDKIIDDRPFAKELIEELIQKAHQAKIYIGLTGLTQEIIPSEKNIIPTSLQKLYFTNKNSIVDPHFHLHNNVYQVWLFEPNREKLETFLKDFPQLQKYYWRSDGGVDLVPPKINKICGIKLIKSLYPEHQLICVGDGYNDVDMIKYADIGIGMENTNCPKVKEIANIIAPHIDTNKFYYFLKQNNLI, encoded by the coding sequence ATCGATGGAACTCTTTTAAGTTCTAAATATAAAAAAATATTTTCTCAAACAACTAAAGCTATTAAAGAATTAGCCCAAAACCCCAACGTGATTTTAGGGATTGCTACCGGTAGAAACATTAAAAGAATTGATGTTTTAGGCGAATTGCTTCCCTATTTTAAACATTTAATCTTATTTAATGGAGGGATGACTAGAATTTCAGATAAGATTATTGACGATCGACCTTTTGCTAAAGAGTTGATCGAAGAATTAATTCAAAAAGCTCATCAAGCCAAAATTTATATCGGTCTGACAGGGTTAACCCAAGAAATTATACCCAGTGAAAAAAATATCATCCCTACTTCTTTACAAAAGCTTTATTTCACTAACAAAAATTCTATAGTTGATCCTCATTTTCATCTGCATAACAATGTTTATCAAGTTTGGTTATTTGAACCTAATCGCGAAAAACTAGAAACCTTTTTAAAAGATTTTCCACAATTACAAAAATATTATTGGCGCAGTGACGGTGGTGTTGATTTAGTTCCTCCAAAAATAAATAAAATTTGTGGAATTAAATTAATTAAATCTTTATATCCAGAACATCAATTAATTTGTGTAGGAGATGGCTATAATGATGTTGACATGATTAAATATGCTGATATCGGTATAGGGATGGAAAACACAAATTGCCCGAAAGTTAAAGAAATTGCAAACATAATAGCGCCTCACATCGATACTAATAAATTTTATTATTTTTTAAAACAAAATAATTTAATATAA
- a CDS encoding 2-hydroxycarboxylate transporter family protein, whose protein sequence is MTANNYNSQKLNSSFKTKLQILLGHNKYFLFGFLLVIAILQVFYIHYKKTIKELWHPIMTPLFLTMVFGFWLNLIGKKIPNLNQLGLGFLLCILVPSFLVQKEIIPKILADAINKDFFNKSNHQSLGINFSQFFVTIATIGSILNIDKNLLKKALWKFIPLTLIALFCSFLLVGLVGVCLEYDAIPQEFIKKNYFSDSIIYLCNSLTSGGTNLGINRFANDIFPPVFKIDSKQIRSMLVAPLILTRILAILFGGILYKIFDKTTYSGGGKLEIKTANNTPITKDSDYKKNAYQNYHQQIGTSLLIIFALYNGATIINKFLSNYGFAMDGMIYLIITLIIIKIFNLMSNHYEKSIIQSSKFIITNFTPAALVCFSISTDFDKLIKCIMNYKIFIMIVVSLLSVVLITFILAKSFGFCPLEAALTAGLCSHSVGGMGNIGIMSISHRMNLLPFANIATRIVGPIIFVMMNIFFKLYYY, encoded by the coding sequence TTGACAGCAAATAATTATAATTCACAAAAATTAAATTCTTCTTTTAAAACCAAACTCCAAATACTTCTGGGTCATAATAAATATTTTTTATTTGGTTTTTTGTTGGTGATTGCTATTTTGCAAGTTTTTTATATTCACTACAAAAAAACAATAAAAGAGTTGTGGCATCCAATAATGACACCTTTATTCTTAACTATGGTCTTCGGTTTTTGGCTCAATTTAATCGGTAAAAAAATACCAAATTTAAATCAACTTGGGTTAGGTTTTTTGCTTTGTATTTTAGTGCCATCTTTTTTAGTTCAAAAAGAAATTATTCCTAAAATATTAGCTGACGCAATAAATAAAGATTTTTTTAATAAATCTAATCATCAAAGTTTGGGAATTAATTTTTCTCAATTTTTTGTTACTATTGCAACTATTGGTAGCATTTTAAACATCGATAAAAATTTATTAAAAAAAGCTCTTTGGAAATTCATCCCTTTAACTTTGATAGCTTTATTTTGTTCTTTTTTGTTGGTCGGTTTGGTTGGCGTTTGTTTAGAATATGACGCCATCCCGCAAGAATTCATCAAAAAAAATTATTTTTCTGATAGTATTATTTATCTATGTAACTCTTTAACTAGTGGTGGCACTAATTTAGGGATTAATCGTTTTGCCAACGATATTTTTCCTCCAGTTTTTAAAATTGATAGCAAACAAATCAGAAGTATGTTAGTAGCGCCTTTAATTTTAACACGTATTTTAGCGATTCTTTTTGGAGGTATCCTTTATAAAATTTTTGACAAAACTACTTATAGCGGAGGCGGCAAACTAGAAATCAAAACAGCCAACAATACACCAATCACCAAAGATAGCGATTACAAAAAAAATGCATATCAAAATTATCACCAACAAATAGGAACAAGTTTATTAATTATATTTGCGTTATATAATGGAGCAACTATCATTAATAAATTTTTAAGTAATTATGGTTTTGCCATGGATGGAATGATTTATTTAATTATAACCTTAATTATTATCAAAATTTTTAATTTAATGTCTAATCATTATGAAAAATCCATTATTCAATCATCTAAATTTATCATTACCAATTTCACCCCCGCAGCTTTAGTTTGTTTCAGTATAAGCACTGATTTTGACAAATTAATAAAATGTATTATGAATTATAAAATTTTTATAATGATAGTTGTTTCTTTATTGAGTGTTGTATTAATAACTTTTATTTTAGCAAAAAGTTTTGGTTTTTGCCCCTTAGAAGCAGCATTAACAGCCGGTCTTTGTTCACATAGCGTAGGAGGGATGGGTAATATTGGAATTATGTCAATCAGCCATAGAATGAATTTATTACCTTTCGCCAATATAGCGACTAGAATTGTAGGACCTATAATCTTTGTTATGATGAATATCTTTTTTAAATTGTATTATTATTAA
- a CDS encoding phosphatidate cytidylyltransferase, with protein sequence MIKKRIMTSFALVLFSFFFYFCCLYKPNEITILFFIAFTIKASQEMLIIFNQEKRKKDSRKHFLIIFLTVLFFLSVFIFLYNTYPFLDKKEFSFNLFNLFNLFNLFDLKKYHFFLLLLPLMLLLLSFVFLPTWNTADLGKTLLIMFYIGISMACLLTLILLPGRYLFFFVLIVVLTDSCAFLARFKNFLPFLNLGPLVPHLSPQKTKKGAILGTFGSVIITTCLFVSFNDNQINSFPLFIFFAFLISIISQISDLLASKFKREFQIKDFGNIFPGHGGMLDRFDSWLLTAFFALFCFHFPFL encoded by the coding sequence ATGATAAAAAAGAGAATAATGACAAGTTTTGCCTTGGTGTTATTCTCTTTTTTCTTTTACTTTTGTTGTCTTTATAAACCTAATGAAATTACAATATTATTTTTCATAGCTTTCACAATCAAAGCTAGTCAAGAAATGTTAATTATTTTTAACCAAGAAAAAAGAAAAAAAGACTCACGCAAACATTTTTTAATCATCTTCTTAACTGTATTATTTTTTCTTAGTGTGTTTATCTTTTTGTATAATACTTACCCATTTCTGGACAAAAAGGAATTTTCATTCAATTTATTCAATTTATTCAATTTATTCAATTTATTCGATTTGAAAAAATATCATTTTTTTTTACTGTTGTTGCCTTTGATGTTGCTATTACTATCTTTTGTGTTTTTGCCTACTTGGAACACTGCCGATCTAGGGAAAACTTTGTTGATTATGTTTTATATCGGTATTAGTATGGCTTGTCTTTTAACTTTAATCTTATTACCTGGCCGTTATCTCTTTTTTTTTGTTTTAATAGTGGTCTTAACTGATTCATGTGCTTTTTTGGCTCGCTTTAAAAATTTTTTACCTTTTCTAAATTTAGGTCCGTTAGTGCCTCATTTGAGTCCACAAAAAACGAAAAAAGGAGCAATTTTAGGAACTTTTGGTTCTGTAATAATCACTACTTGTCTTTTTGTCTCATTTAATGATAACCAGATTAATTCTTTCCCTTTATTCATTTTTTTTGCTTTTTTAATTTCTATTATTTCGCAAATCAGTGATTTATTGGCTTCTAAATTCAAAAGAGAATTTCAGATTAAAGATTTTGGCAACATTTTTCCTGGTCATGGAGGAATGTTAGATCGCTTTGATTCTTGGTTATTAACTGCCTTTTTCGCACTTTTTTGCTTTCATTTTCCATTCTTATAA
- the fba gene encoding class II fructose-1,6-bisphosphate aldolase: protein MLTSDKKIILKAYQQNYAIAQVNINNLEWTTVALQTAQELNSPVILGVSEGAAKYMGGLKTVVAMVRELDTFYKISVPIILHLDHGSYNGALQAIEAGFTSIMFDGSHFDFATNLSKTKEMTKLCHDKGLLIEAEVGGIGGEEDGIIGQGEIADPEECKQIADVGIDMLAAGIGNIHGKYPANWTGLNFKIFAKIKELTNGKIPLVLHGGTGIPEDMIKTAISLGVVKINVNTEFQLAFAQATRQYIEDKKDLIDKGFDPRKLLRPGMLAIKELMKYKLSLFGSVNKA, encoded by the coding sequence ATGTTAACTTCAGATAAAAAAATTATTTTAAAAGCTTATCAGCAAAATTACGCTATTGCGCAAGTAAATATCAACAATTTAGAGTGGACAACAGTTGCTTTACAAACAGCCCAAGAATTAAATTCTCCTGTTATTTTAGGAGTTTCAGAAGGAGCTGCTAAATACATGGGAGGATTAAAAACAGTTGTTGCTATGGTAAGAGAACTAGATACCTTTTATAAAATTTCTGTCCCAATCATTCTCCATTTAGATCATGGTTCTTATAATGGAGCCTTGCAAGCAATCGAAGCCGGCTTTACTTCTATTATGTTTGATGGCAGTCATTTTGACTTTGCAACCAATTTAAGTAAAACTAAAGAAATGACTAAATTATGTCACGATAAAGGGCTTTTAATAGAGGCTGAAGTTGGAGGCATCGGCGGCGAAGAAGATGGCATTATCGGTCAAGGAGAAATAGCTGACCCAGAAGAATGCAAACAAATAGCTGATGTAGGCATTGATATGTTAGCTGCTGGCATCGGTAATATTCACGGTAAATATCCAGCTAACTGGACAGGACTTAATTTTAAGATTTTTGCTAAAATTAAAGAATTAACCAACGGTAAAATCCCTTTAGTATTACATGGAGGCACTGGCATTCCTGAAGATATGATTAAAACAGCTATTTCTTTAGGGGTAGTCAAAATTAACGTCAACACAGAATTTCAATTAGCTTTTGCGCAAGCCACTCGACAATACATTGAAGATAAAAAAGATTTAATAGATAAAGGTTTTGACCCACGTAAGTTATTACGTCCAGGTATGCTAGCGATCAAAGAATTAATGAAATATAAATTATCTCTTTTTGGTTCTGTCAACAAAGCTTAA